One Oreochromis niloticus isolate F11D_XX linkage group LG16, O_niloticus_UMD_NMBU, whole genome shotgun sequence genomic window carries:
- the LOC109197443 gene encoding sacsin-like, translating to MSLKAKKKARTSFGATAPPFIDYLKDILRRYPDGGQILKELIQNADDAQATKVVFIHDERSYGTESLWTEELGKYQGPALYAYNNAAFTEDDWGGIQMAGRSVKRDDPNKVGRFGIGFNSVYHITDVPSIFSSEHLGMMDPQEKVFGERNGGFRWSLDDAEHQEVLLNMSDQFQPFRDIVSLVCEHGWSKVVMEDQHFSGTIFRFPLRNEASEISDNLYDSDKVVELFDSFIADADLSLLFLKNVTSVSLLHISEDGAVNTRLEVQSSVPTDGVLEPEEESVTEGLTRFKVITVSSEDQKETKWLLTTCTMKEGVAEDLDLLTKKLSFLPQVDLAFPCGEKRDCSQSRLSCFLPLPNNESNKTGLPVYVNACFGLTDNRRHIKWQEEDQRHDEHALWNEMLMKKVFPQAYIKIIQDAIKLAQKSILPVSSVYNLWPDLTQIQHKDKWHALTLDVFHHLFRQNVAILSLAKDERQFISPSEAVFPCNGPTSTNILSAIKRALVSCGENLVTLPASVANAINEAYPNPTTLKHVTPAFLRDILHRTGVDNITKDDKLSLLEYILGDKQYKELEGLHLLPLSDGSFRSFTYREEDTALIDSHEFPRVLLPFCKPFFIPHDLTPACGAHLKELARRNFFKVTNIDASHVAEYARRYLPPDWKQTGKNLVTWDNNNSQHPPLDWFQEFWRFLNSHFNELSPFTDIPLIPVSPLSGSQTVSVAKLQQSTTLIFQKSKQLNLPDGIAHLVNKVGGTVVRGNEWLKHEDLDSYVLCPSPRSVLKVLMNLDFQYLVTELTSASHTARNELKDYLSYLDSLSKTEKDFLLKLPLFQTMKGFSVAAQSKQAVLLISGLTVPTELPMPDSIIQCSTETDRRLLQLLKVHLLDTAEAANVLVDSIRKGACSKYDEDSDIFKELIQNAEDAGADVCKFLVDFRVHRDAPESLIDPDMALYLFNLPKSNSIFLKFNSENYTLSETLNIQVLDDLQYFMKFILPAVHQLTETQILHSLKLLLLLHYSSEDKKTIISSLKTVKLIRSSQVDGKLYPSSTLCYNDTVFETKRLEEALENKFLLLEKLVLGQLLMCDDLQDVRKTLAKNQIRDSAETESSSFSPAAPGTEIPGEWHDCLDMNVLNNFEEGEYVGYSIDDKYIYTVIVEELPGHNGRYSWRYKVDIGEDEPIEVSCVDLFQFKREKKVKTERRKCMEPEPQKKMLKPEENTCMELEPLTGAGPHSSERSTNSLPASVEEAEREIDKCLAQIWRLPEEERHKAIKRLYLRWHPDKNPDCQSLANEAFKYLQNRIDELSKPKAGDSSFSSRNTNFRGFYEKWNQEARYHRNSRERFSRGYRGFHSYNFWTHNENVPRPDREEARRWCRQARCDLNAAHKDTGGGSTEWCLFKVHQAVEKSLIAACYKRNGQHPNSSSVSVTAAQVSRYSPQLRDLPEIVKNLQTLGVDPKRTQYPNCHPYPHIPNGQFRSENEMLALNKASELLNKIEAYVN from the exons ATGTGCCAAGTATATTCAGTTCAGAGCATCTTGGCATGATGGATCCCCAAGAAAAAGTATTTGGAGAGAGAAATGGAGGGTTTCGGTGGTCTTTGGATGATGCTGAACACCAAGAAGTTCTGTTGAATATGAGTGATCAGTTTCAACCATTTAGAGATATAGTCTCACTTGTATGTGAACATGGATGGTCAAAAGTTGTCATGGAGGATCAGCACTTCAGTGGGACAATTTTTAGATTTCCTCTACGCAATGAAGCATCAGAGATTTCTGATAATCTGTATGACTCAGATAAAGTGGTTGAGCTTTTTGATAGCTTCATTGCAGATGCAGATTTGAGCCTCCTCTTCTTGAAAAATGTCACCTCCGTGTCCTTGTTACATATTAGTGAAGATGGAGCTGTTAACACCAGACTTGAAGTTCAATCTTCAGTCCCCACAGATGGTGTTTTGGAGCCAGAAGAGGAGTCAGTCACTGAGGGTCTAACAAGGTTCAAAGTTATAACTGTGAGTTCAGAAGACCAAAAAGAGACAAAGTGGCTTCTGACAACATGTACCATGAAAGAGGGCGTTGCAGAAGATCTCGATTTGCTTACAAAGAAGTTGAGCTTTTTACCTCAAGTTGACCTGGCATTCCCCTGTGGTGAGAAGAGAGACTGTAGCCAGAGCAGACTGAGCTGCTTTCTCCCCCTTCCAAACAATGAATCCAATAAGACAGGACTCCCAGTTTATGTCAATGCATGCTTTGGCCTCACAGACAATAGAAGACACATCAAATGGCAAGAGGAAGACCAGAGACATGATGAACATGCATTGTGGAATGAAATGCTGATGAAGAAGGTGTTTCCACAAGCATACATCAAGATCATTCAAGATGCCATTAAACTTGCCCAAAAATCTATCCTCCCTGTTTCCTCTGTGTACAATCTGTGGCCAGATCTCACTCAGATacaacacaaagacaaatggCATGCTCTCACTCTGGATGTTTTTCATCACTTATTCAGACAGAACGTGGCCATCCTCTCTCTTGCTAAAGATGAAAGACAGTTTATCTCTCCATCAGAAGCTGTTTTCCCCTGCAATGGCCCAACAAGCACCAACATATTGTCTGCCATTAAAAGGGCTTTAGTGTCATGTGGAGAAAATCTTGTCACTTTACCAGCTAGTGTTGCGAATGCTATAAATGAGGCCTACCCAAACCCTACTACCCTAAAACATGTGACTCCAGCATTCCTCAGGGACATTCTCCACAGGACCGGTGTGGATAACATCACCAAAGATGACAAACTCAGTCTTTTGGAGTACATTTTGGGTGATAAACAATACAAAGAACTTGAGGGTCTTCACCTCCTTCCACTCAGTGATGGCTCTTTCAGATCTTTCACATACAGAGAGGAAGACACTGCTTTGATTGACAGCCATGAATTTCCAAG AGTCTTGCTGCCATTCTGTAAACCCTTCTTCATCCCACATGATCTGACTCCAGCCTGCGGTGCCCATCTGAAAGAACTGGCCAGAAGAA ATTTCTTCAAGGTCACCAACATTGATGCATCCCATGTGGCTGAATATGCAAGACGATATTTGCCACCAGACTGGAAGCAGACAGGGAAGAACCTTGTTACAtgggacaacaacaacagtcagcATCCACCTTTAGACTGGTTCCAAGAATTCTGGAGGTTTCTCAACAGTCATTTTAACGAGTTAAGTCCTTTCACTGACATACCTCTAATACCAGTTAGTCCTCTGTCTGGCAGTCAGACTGTATCAGTAGCAAAACTACAGCAGAGCACAACCCTGATCTTTCAGAAAAGTAAACAGCTGAATTTGCCAGACGGAATAGCTCATCTGGTGAACAAAGTTGGTGGCACAGTGGTGAGAGGAAATGAGTGGCTCAAGCATGAAGACCTTGACTCGTACGTGCTGTGCCCATCTCCAAGGAGTGTTTTGAAGGTCTTGATGAATTTAGATTTCCAGTATCTTGTCACAGAACTCACATCTGCCTCTCACACAGCACGCAATGAACTAAAAGATTATCTTTCTTATCTGGATTCTCTctcaaaaacagagaaagattTTCTGTTGAAGTTGCCTTTGTTTCAAACCATGAAAGGATTCAGTGTTGCAGCTCaatcaaaacaagctgtgcTTCTGATCTCAGGCCTAACAGTACCAACAGAGCTCCCTATGCCTGATTCCATAATCCAGTGTTCTACTGAGACTGACCGCAGACTGTTACAGCTGCTCAAAGTTCATCTCTTGGACACCGCTGAAGCAGCCAATGTTCTTGTTGACAGCATAAGGAAAGGCGCTTGTAGCA AGTACGATGAAGACAGTGACATCTTCAAAGAGCTCATCCAGAATGCAGAGGATGCTGGGGCAGATGTTTGCAAGTTCTTGGTGGATTTCAGAGTACACAGAGATGCCCCTGAAAGCCTGATTGACCCTGACATGGCTCTTT ATTTGTTCAACCTACCTAAAAGCAACAGTATTTTTCTCAAGTTCAACTCTGAGAACTACACACTGTCAGAAACACTCAACATTCAGGTCCTGGATGATTTGCAGTATTTCATGAAGTTCATTCTGCCTGCTGTACACCaactcacagagacacagattctTCACAGCCTCAAGCTGTTGCTGTTACTACATTACTCTTCAGAGGACAAGAAAACTATCATCTCCTCACTAAAGACGGTGAAACTGATTCGCAGTTCTCAAG TAGATGGTAAATTATACCCATCATCCACACTCTGCTACAACGACACAGTGTTTGAGACCAAAAGGTTGGAAGAAGCACTGGAGAACAAGTTCCTGCTGCTTGAGAAACTCG TGCTGGGACAACTCCTCATGTGTGACGATCTGCAAGATGTTCGGAAAACTCTGGCTAAAAATCAGATCCGTGACAGTGCTGAAACTGAAAGTTCCTCTTTTAGTCCAGCAGCCCCTGGGACAGAAATTCCAGGAGAATGGCATGATTGTTTGGACATGAATGTCCTCAACAACTTTGAAGAGGGGGAATATGTTGGCTACAGCATTGATGACAAGTACATTTATACAGTTATTGTTGAAGAACTGCCTGGTCACAATGGACGATATTCATGGAGATACAAAGTAGATATTGGAGAAGATGAGCCCATTGAAGTCAGCTGTGTTgatctgtttcagtttaaacGAGAAAAGAAGGTAAAAACAGAAAGGAGGAAATGCATGGAGCCAGaaccacagaagaagatgctAAAACCAGAAGAAAACACTTGCATGGAGCTGGAACCACTGACAGGAGCTGGGCCACATTCTTCTGAACGATCAACAAATTCCTTACCAGCCTCTGTTGAGGAAGCTGAAAGGGAAATTGATAAATGTCTGGCACAGATCTGGAGGCTTCCTGAGGAGGAGAGGCACAAAGCCATCAAGAGACTGTACCTCAGGTGGCACCCTGACAAAAATCCGGATTGCCAGTCTCTCGCCAATGAGGCATTCAAATATTTACAGAATCGAATTGATGAGCTCAGCAAACCCAAAGCTGGAGACTCGTCCTTTTcaagcagaaatacaaatttcAGAGGCTTCTATGAAAAGTGGAATCAGGAGGCCAGGTATCACAGAAATAGTCGAGAGAGGTTCTCTAGAGGTTATAGAGGTTTCCATTCCTACAACTTCTGGACCCACAATGAAAATGTCCCAAGGCCAGACAGAGAAGAGGCCAGACGCTGGTGTAGACAGGCTCGCTGTGATCTCAATGCAGCTCACAAAGACACTGGTGGAGGGAGCACAGAGTGGTGTCTGTTTAAGGTCCATCAAGCAGTGGAAAAGTCTCTCATAGCAGCATGCTATAAAAGAAATGGACAACACCCCAACAGCAGCTCAGTTTCAGTCACTGCTGCACAAGTTTCCCGCTACAGCCCCCAACTGAGAGATCTGCCTGAGATTGTGAAAAACCTGCAGACACTCGGGGTGGATCCCAAAAGGACTCAATATCCCAACTGCCATCCATATCCCCACATACCGAACGGACAATTCAGATCAGAGAATGAAATGCTGGCACTGAACAAGGCATCTGAGCTCCTTAATAAAATAGAAGCATATGTGAATTAA